The window GCACATTGCAACGTAATTCGGACGAACCGATGGATATCCATTGACCATTGACTCGATCTCAAGATATCCTGCAAGCGGGCCCTGCTGCAGAACCTGGATCAGGGTAATCCATACTAGCTGCAGGAAGCTGCGTCGCGCTGTGTAGCCTCTCTGCAGCCACAAGTCCCGGTCTTTGCACGTTTAGCCCACCCCACCCCTCTAGCTTCTGATCGGATAATAGTAAAAGGGCCTCTCTCCGCACTACGTACATATAGCGGCGCAGTTGCAGGTTGCATCCGAAACTCACATGCACCATAGTAGTAGCGGCACCGCTGCGCTGTGTATAATGCCAACCCAGCAGAATGGCGCTTGGATTTCCCTCGTGGGGGGGCCTGGACTGTGGGACGGCCCAGCCCGGTTATGCGAGGCAGCTAGCGAGCTCGTTGATTGATCAGATCTACCCAGTAGATACCCTTCCCGTCAACCATCGGGTCAATAATAATGGCAAAAAACATCCCCGTCTATCGTCAGCGTTCCGGGCACGGAAGGGGGTGGGCGGCAAGTGCTAGGGTTCCTATTGGAGCTCAATAAACTCAGGCTATCGCAGATCGGGGAGTAACTGGCCGGATGGGTCTGATTAGCGAGATCGGGGATCAGTTCGGTGTCGCAGATGCCCACCGATCAACTCCTATCGCGGGTCTTTGGTGGTTTGCATTGCGTGCCTGAGAAAGTATTTGTGTTTTTTTTGGGGGTGCAGGTTCGCTCTTTTTTTTCGCCCCTGAGCTCTTCgttcttctctctgccctTCGCCAGGGCGGAGGGACTGCCTCGAAGGAGAAACACGGGCCATCTCTTACGGGAGGCGGAAATGAGCTCCCAACTCGGGCAAATCTTGTGATGGTGCATTGCATTAGTTTGACTTTGTGCATGCTCGTAGCAGCACTGTGTCCATGTGAGCAGCCATCATCCGCGTAGATTGGTTGTCGGAGTTGGTGAGTTTCCGATCGGCCGTGAGTTATTCCTCAGAGAATCGAAATCTACAGCGAACTCTGCCAGTTCGTAGTTGCCTGAACGCTTCTGAGTGAAAGACCATAATGGTTTATATCTCGGTCTTCAGCCCCCGTTGGATGACCTCCGTGTACTCCGTTCCGTGTAAGGTCCGGGGCGGACTAAATGGCACCGAGGATACTGGAAAGCTGAAAGCCGGGGTCATTGCTGTCGGGATTCAGCTGGCATCCGGATAGCACGCGGTAGAATAGTTGTGTACCAATTGTTTGTCGGTAGAGGGTGGAGTGTAGGCACTGCCGATGCAGTCAGACTGATACTACTCGTCCTGGTTCTCGGCGAAGAGGGCATGGATAGCAACACCTTCTCGCAAGTGAGAATTAAGAGAACTCCAAGggcagaggcagaagaaCCAGGACCAATACGCTCATCAAATCATTCGAACAACGTTAAATAGGTATCATATCACTCGGAAACGAGACGGTTAGCCCGTCCCAGATTGTTTGCTATGGATCGAATCTACGGATCGAAAACATCGTCCAAGCCCATCAAGCCGACAAGACGCCGTTTCCCAGCTACTGTTTTTTAGTTTCACTTTTTGGAGGGGTCATTCCCAAATACTGGAAATGGCCGGCACACCTACTCTTACTACCCATGCCATGTCAGAAGACATTTACTGGGCAATAGTCTGGGCACGGCGGCGGTCACGCTCCTCAGAGATGGAGAGCTATCGAGTGAGTTAGTTGCTGAATGTAGAGTAGATCAACGATAAAAAAAACACATACCTTGACacccttgcccttgggcAGGGAGATCCAGGGCTTCTCCTgtccgatgatgaagacgTTGGACTCCCGGGTAGCGAAGGTGTTGTCAATGGCGTCCTTGACGTGGACGACGTTGAAACCACCATCGTGGCGCTCACGGTGAGTGACGACACCAACACGACCCATGTTACGACCACCAGTGACCATGCAGACAGCACCGGTATCGAAGCGGACGAAGTCGGCGATCTTGCCAGTGGCAATGTCGACCTTGACGGTGTCGTTGACCTTGATGGCAGGGTCGGGGTAACGGATGCTAGAAACCAAGGAAATTAGTATGGCCTGTTCGGACAACTGGGGATCTCACGAAAAGTTCTGTTCGTCCTCCACGCCGATCAACCAAAGCTTGGTCCAACGACTGAATGACGCGGAACTTGTGGAGAGCATGCAACTCACGTTCGCGCATCGTGCGTAACCAAGAATGGGATCCCGCCCTTGCCAAGCTGAACACGCTTGACCTTGCACAGCTTGAACTCAGCCTCCTCAGCCTGGATGCGGTGGACGGTGAAACGGCCCTTGGTGTCGTAGATCAGGCGGAAGTGCTCGCCGGTCTTCTCGAGAGAGATGACGTCCATGAAGCCAGCAGGGTAGGTGGTGTCGGTGCGGACCTTGCCGTCAACCTTGACCAGGCGCTGCATCatgatggccttgacctcGCGACCGTTCAGAGCGTACTTCAGACTATACAAAAAAATCAATCAGTTTCCGACTTCACCACAAAAATATTCGTCGGTCGGCATACCGGTTGCGAATGAAGACGATCAGGGGCAGGCAGTCCCGGAGCTTGTGAGGACCGGGAGAGGCCTTGGGCGCGTAGGTCCCGGACATCTTGTCCAGGAGCCAGTGCGAGGGCGCACTAAGGCGCTTTTGGTGCTTCTTACTATCGAGGCATTTCAGTCAGTTTCGACATTCAGATCGCTGAAAGCGAGGGAGAATTGGGAAAGAAGAGTCAAGGGAATGGCTGCGAGTGTGGGAATGTTCAAGACACTTACGGTCCACGGCCCATTTTGACGGATTATCGACGGTTGGTGAATTGTCGAAGTGTCGTGatgcagaaagaagaaccAGGAAGGGAACGGGGATTTTCGTGTGGTGCGCAGGTGATCCGGATGAGCCCTAGCCCTGAACCAACGCGGTTAGTACGTATTACGTAATATAATTTCCTATTTGGGACAGTATATGGCAAGTATAGAATACCAGGAAATCTTTGATATAATATGTTCTTCGCTAGTAATCGACTTTTATCTACAGTGTTTAAATATATCCCTTGATGACCGCCACCTCCGCGTTGAGGATGGACGACCCAGCAGCGCCAATGACTGTGTTGTGGGACAGAGCCGCAAAGCGAATGTCAAAGTAGCCGCCCTCATTGCCTTCGCGGACTCGGCCCACACTGACCGTATATCCACCGGAGAGGTTACGGTCTAGACGGGGCTGAGGACGGTCGGGCTCATCAAAGACCTTGATAGCCGGCTCCGGTGCCGACGGCGCACCCAACTTCTGAGCCTGAGACTGGTACTCGCGCATGGCCTGCACGACCTGTTCCGCGCTTGGGGCCGGTCGGTTCTTAAAGCGCAACGACACAAATGCCATATGGCCGTCGGTCACACCAACACGGGTGCACGTAGCTCCGATGCGAAGACCGGACTGCTCATCGAAGGCAGTCGCGTCGGCGTTCAATGAACCCAGAATCTTCTGGGCTTCgttctccagcttgtccTCCTCACCGCTGATAAAGGGGATCACGTTATCGACAATGTCCAGGCTGGGCACACCGGGGTAGCCAGCACCCGAGACGGCCTGCTCGGTGAATacctcgacttcctcgacGGGGCCGAACTTAGCCTGCAGGGCGGCGAAGGGAATGACGATTCCAATAACGGCACAGTTCGAGTTGCAGACCAGGAATCCTTTCTTCAGACCGAAGTGTTTGCGCTGGTGGGGGATCAGGTCCAGGTGTTGCGGGTTCACGGTGGGGACGACCAGGGGCACGATGGGGTGCTTGCGGTAGTTCTTTGCGTTTGAGAAGACAGGGATTTCCGCCTTGATAAATTCCATCTCTACAGAGCGTCAGCACTGTACTAAAGTCTGGGTACAGGGTGAGTCACGAACCGGTGTCGCCGGCGACATCGCTGTTCAGACCCGAGAAAACCAGGTCACAGTCCTTGAAGTGCTCCGCCTTGCAATCCCGCAGGACGAGGTTGCTGAGCTTCTCGGACATGGGCGTTGCCTGCTTCCACTTCACGGCATCTTTGTATTTCTTGCCGGCGGAGCGCTCAGAGGCGCCAATGGCCTCGAGTTCGAGGAACGGGTGGTCTGCGAGGAGGAGGATAAACCGCTGGCCAACGGAACCTGTGGCGCCCAGGATACCTGTAAGTCGGCGGTTAGTATATGGCATGAGacatcgaggccgagctgggaGTGTCGCATACCGCACTTCTTCTTGGGGAATGAGGGAGCCATGATGCTTGTTAACTCTATACACGCAAGTGCAAAGATAGTATCTGTTTTCTTCAAATTAGCACTCAATTTGCCCGGAATAAAGCTGGTTCAAACAGTATAGACTGAGTCACCAGCATGCGACGAGCCCCGCAAACGGGTGTCGCAGTCGCAGGTCGACTTTTGGGGGTAAACGGGGATTGAAAACGCAATGGGCAGTATAAAAACGCATGCTAGCAACGCCAATGGTACTTACCTGCGTGTCTGGTCCGGAGGGTCAACTGGAACGAATGTGGCGATGTCTTCAAAAAGTTGCCCTGCGATATCGCTCCAAACTCCCCGCGCTGAGGGATGACTCATCCACGGCAAAACGTTTGGCCGGAATGTTGTAGAAATCACATTGTATAGGGCTTGGACGATAATTATACCACGGATTTTGTAGGCTTGGATTGTAACTATACACTGGATCTACTAATCTTCCGCATCGAAGATTTTGCCAGGGTTCAACAACCAGTGCGGATCCAGAGACCGCTTGACGCTGCGCATCACATCGATCGTCCCCGGCCCCAGttccttcttcaacgacgacTTTTTGCCCAGTCCGACTCCATGCTCACCCTGAAAACCCATGTTAGTCACATCCCTATAAAATTGCAGAGCACATACCGTGCAGGATCCCTCCATTTCAAGAGCCCGGTCGACCATGTCATGCACCAATTTCTCAACCTTGGCTCTCTCCTCCGGTTTCTGTCGGTCATACATGATGCTCGCGTGGAAATTGCCATCGCCAATATGCCCTAGAATACTGGTGAAGATTCCAAGATCGAAAAGTTCCTTCTTAGAAATTTCTACCACAATTCATCAGCGTTATATATAAAGATCATAAGGTGAGGAGCATACCAATAATATCAGGCAGACGAGACAAGGGCACGGCCACATCGGTCGACCATACGTCCGAGCCCTCCTTGCACAGAGCCAGCATGGCCCAGAGCGCTTGTTTTCTTGCAGACCATAGATCGTgagcctccttctcgtctcGAGCAAACTCGAAGGACTGCGCCTTGTTGGTTTTGGCTAGCTTGGTAGTCAGGTCAACACTATCCGCAACGCCTGCCTTCGTGCCTGAGAACTTGAAGAATAGCGTAGGAGAGACCTTCCATTGCCGCCCAGTTCCACCAGCCCGGTTAATCACATCCATCTGGACATCATCCATGAGTTCCATGCATTGCACGGGGATGCCCTTCCGAATTAGCTGCATCGCCGTAGATGCCGCATCGCGAATCGTGGGGAAAGCCACCACACCCACACGGGTCTCCTCGGGGATATTAGTTAATTTGAGGGTCGCCTCTGTGACAATGCCCAGCGTTCCTTCCGAGCCGACAAACATTCCGGTCAAATTGTACCCCGCGGAGGTCTTCCGTGGCCGTCGACGAGTTTTGATGATCTGGCCATCGGCCAACACAACCGTGAGGTTGATCACCCAATCCTTCATAGTCCCATATCGCACCGCATTCGTACCACTGCAGTTTGTGCCAACCATACCCCCAATCATGGCCGACGGACCAGGGTccacggggaagaagagaccagtgtctttgatcttctcaTTCAGATCCATCCACTGGATAGATGGCTGCACCACGACATCCATATCCGCCTCATGCATGTCTAATATCTGGTTCATCATCGCAAAGTCGATGGTCATTCCGCCGTACGGTGCAGAGAAATTGGCCTCGAGGCTCGATCCTCCCGAGTAGGGGATCATGGGCATTTTGTACTTGTGGCAGACTTTAGCAATCTCGGACACCTCTTCTGTTGTAGTTGGGTAGGCAATAGCGACGGGGAGACGGTCTGCGTTGACGCTGGACCACTCCGAGAAACCGTGTCGGTGcagctcatcctcgtcggtgcTGATGCTGTCTTCACCCAGTTTGGTTCTCAGCTCGGAAACGACCTAATTGGTTGTTGTCAGTTTTGATCTTCCGCTAGATAAAAGAATGTCCATTTCGTACTTTTTCAAAGTCCTGCGCGGAGCCATACTGCGGTTTAGTCTGCTTCGCTGGTATCTGCAAAGAGGCATAGCTGTACCCGAGCCCCGCAGCGAATGCGGAGAAAAGGAGCGCCTTACCGGGTGTCCAGAAAGGAGATGAAGCACCCGCTGAGGATTCCGAGTCGGACGAGTTGTGCTTGTTCTCCGTTTCGGCGCTGGAGCTGTTCCAGCGACCCCCACATGCCCAAAATTGCGGAGTTCGGGGGCGGAGGGCGCGTGCGGAGAAGCGCCGGGAGGCTAGGAGAGATGCACGCATGGCGGAGGATGTGACAGACAGGAATGATTGATAAATTCCTTTGGCATCGCTGTCATGTAAGAGGGAGAAAAAGTGTCTATGTTGTTGCGACACCAGCGCTCCGATGGTGTGATAGTTTCGGGTACTTGTGGAAATGTCGGGCTTGGACCGATAAGTTGACTAGAGCCAGACAGGGCTAGGAACGGGTCAATTCCGCGCGTCCCTTGCCTGTTTCGTCTTAAGACCCCGCCAACACAGGTGGGATGGAGGACGCAGGGAGTATTGGTTCCGTGGGGGTTCCGTGGGGGCTATACGATTTGCCTAACGCGGTATTTAGATATGCAGCGGAGAGGATCGCGACAATTTTATAGATATTCATAGTTTGTAATTATTATTGCGCACCATACATGATGTCTATATGGTAGTTCTGTTTGTACTTAGCTCCCCCAGAGAGTAGTCAGTTTGGGGATTCGGCGCAAAATGGCGTTCTAATGACATAGCCCGTTGACAGGGCAACCAGACCTCACTCCGCGACCTCACTGCGCCAGCATGACAAGTGGTGCAACGCACTCATTTCGGAAGCTTCCATGCAGCTCGGAAATATGGCCGACGGAATCTCTCACTTTGCGCGCGAGGTGGAACGCCTGGTGACCGCGCCCTATGTGCCCTCGCTGCAGGTATGTGAGGCGACACCGGAGACGCGACACGCAGTAGTACTGACAAGGCAAATCTCTAGGATCTTCACGACGTAGTCCGGAATTCCTCTCCTTCTGTGATTGACCTCTGGGCCTCTTACAAGCCCTGCCAGGTCGGTCTACTGACTGATGTTCTGGTGGATGGCCTGTCGCGGTCTCGCGTCGCTCTGCCGCTTGTCGCAATCTTCGGTAAGAAGCTTAGAGTTACTTCCATACAAATAAAAAACTAAACTTCCATAGCGTTGACGCCGGCTTTTCGGGATGCTTTGCTCGAGCGCCACCCTGTCGTTTTAGACACGttcctggagaaggcagTCGGTGAGAGCGGATCGGAGGTATGGATATGGACTTGATATTCCGACAGCAGGATCTTACAGCTAACAACATCAGTATATCCCGGCTTGCATTGCACTACTCTCGTTCCCTCTCCCTCAGAACGTAATCCCACCAGCTCGTCTGGGCACATTCATCAGCGATTTGATAtccacaatggccgacaACCCATGCGCAGAGACAATAACACCACTCTACAAGATCATGAGCGGAATACAAAGCTCCCCCAAAGTTCTAGATGATGTCCCATCAGAGATAATGTCCAGCCTCCAAACAGAATTCACCAAGACCCTCCGCAATCTCGACGACCACATGGGCAATCTCCTGTGTCTCGCAACATTCGCCCGCATCGCATCAGTCCGGCAAACAAACCACCTCTCTCAACACGGACCAGAGCCGCCTTCATGGCTGCTAAACATCAAGCACTTCTTTGGTCCCAAGCGCGGAATGAAGTCTCTCGACCTAGTAGTCTTGCGTGTGATTCTTGCATCGTCGGCTAGTTGCAATAACTTGACTCCGGCGAAAGCTGTCGAGAGTGTTAGGTTGGCAATTTGTATTGCCGATGCTGTGGAGCCGGAGCAGAAGAGTGCTTGGATCTCGGGTAATCGGTCGAAGATAGCAAAGTTATGTGATAAGGTTGTCAGGACTGGGATTGATCGTGAGATTCAGATCACGGTATGGTCGCTCAGTTACTTTGTCCGGGCAAGCTGACCGAGAATTTATTGCAGGGTGTTACCTTTTTGTTGTCCCTGCTTCCTTCATCCGAGCTGCCGCCTCAGATTCACCACATAGCCCTGCGAACTTTGATGTCTACGGACAGCTCGCAGGTGTTGAAGATCCTGCCTGCGTATCTTGTTAGACGACTTGCGAGAACATTGGCAGTGAGTATATCCTGCGTCTATCTAGAGCAACTTACTGACTTGACAGGATTCTGGGGAACTTGCTGTTCACGAGCTCATAAACTCCATTCTTTCCGCATTGAAACGTACTGATTCGTCAGCACAAGACGCTGTATCGTCTCTTAAAGTAGCCAGCCTGATTCTCTGTGGGTTGCAGGAAGTGCAGTCACAGTCAGCTCTTTCAACCATACAGACCTCGATCCTCGCCTTTGGCAAAGATTCTATTGGTGACCTCTTTGAAAGCTTTCCTGCACAATCAAACCAAGCAGACTGCAGTGGCTCAGACTCTTGCTTCAAAGTTCTCAACATGTTGCATGATCGATTGGTTCTCAACTTGTTCGATTTCTACTCTGCAGCTGCTCTTGCACAGAAAGGTGTTGATACCTCGATCATCAAGGCCATAAAAAACTTTGTGGCCCGAGTGGCTAGATCGCTACCTAGGAGCCAATGTGGATTTTCCACAGCGAGTTCAAAAGACTTCCGTGTCACTTTCGAAGTTCAAGATAGACATGATTTCTCCACCGCCCATAATCCAAATCGCAACTGGCGTTCTGGCATCACCGAGGTCTTCATGCAAAATGCGCAAGCTTCTCATGATTGCATGATAAAGAAAGTTGAAATAATCTGCAGCGACTTGGAACAGCGATGCTACAACGTTGAAGGCCCTCTGAGAgccgttgaagaagaacggGACAACGCCGTCCACGAAGTTGAGCAACTGAAACGACATAATGAAGAATTGGAAGTTCGCTTACACGAGTCGTCAAATACTGTTTCCGCTCTTCGACACGAACTATTCTGTCTTGAAGAACATGCTGAAAGCGCCTCTGCTCGAGCAGACGAGTTGTCCACATCTCTTGATACTGCACGTCACGACATCCAGAAACAGCACCAGGCCTTTGAGGAAAGAATGCTTGCAGAAATGGATAAAGCGCGCAGCAGAGAGCTAGACTTGATTGCTACATCGACCGAGAAAGACGATCAGATTGATGAGATTCGTGAGGAGCTGAACTCCCTGCAAGACAAAAGCCAGCAGATGCTCCATACTTTGGATACACTGTCAAAAGAGAAGGCTTCTGCTCTGGAAACTTCTGCTTCTCTACGGCAGGATCTTGTAAATGCCGGGGCCCTGGTTGAATCTAGCAAACTTCTTTCTGTGCAAAAGGAAGACGAGGTGAAGCGTCTTCTGACTGACAAGGAGGATAtgcagatggagatgggggCTCTGAAAACAACTGTGAGTTTTTTTGTCTTTCAGACAGTCAATCCTCTACTGACGCTTGATGCAGGTGGACGAACAGAGTGAGGAGATTGAGAGGCTTTATTGTGCAATGCAACAAGTCGAGGAGAAGTTGGGATCGGAAATCGACATGCTGAAACAGAGCCACGAGGTTGAAATTTCACAGACTATGTCTGAGATCACCCAACACAAAGAGGAGAATCGGTGGCTGCAGGCTGCCGTCGCCAATTCTGCAAATGAAGCACAATCGCAAAGCAAACGCATCCAAAATTTGGAGAAGAAAGTAAAACAAAAAGCCGTCTCTTTTGATTTTTCGACTCTAACTATTTCTCTTTAGACTCAATTTCTTCGCAATGAAAGAGCGGCCAAGGCCCGGGAGTTTTCAGAGGCTCAGCAGCATATCAGTCGTCTGATGAGTGTCATGGGGTTCGCCACCAAATCCATAGATCCCAAAGGTCACAGCAAGCACCAGCACGTGAAGTCTGTCCCCGATACCACCGACACAACACCCACCCAACTAGCAAATAGCTATGACGATGACGACACACAGCTAGCTCAATCTTTTGAGTCCCTGGCCTCAAACTTCGGTGCACCCAATCCGAAACGTCCAAAGAGCAACCGTCGCTCAATGCATCCACCCCTCTATCAAGCTCCTCTGCCTGCTCACCAACCTACATCCAAAGAACTCAAGTCAAAGAACCATGATACGCCAGGTACACACCAAGCAAAACGGGACCCCCTGAGGGAAGCAGACCGCAACAGCCCAACCAAGACACGGGCAGGCCATGCACCGAAACATAGccagcaagatcaagaagatgtGTCTACGGTCTATGAAGAGACACaggttgaagaagacaaCTTAAATGAACGTCAGCTTCACGATCTCAGTTTAGGCATGGATCTAGAGTTCTCGAAGGACTTTGTGTTCACGAGCACTGCTTTTTCTGGGTCAAATAATGAGCCCTTGGCTCCGTGATGGGATGGAGTGACTGCTACAAGGATCCCTGGCTTTTTACTCTATTACTACTTACAGTTGCGGTTACTTAAGCCTGTGTACTTGCGTCGGTAGTTTCACGAGACAATGTTTCGCTAGGATAATTGAAGCTTGAATAAGGATAACAAATCCGAAGGAAGAGAATTCTCATCCAGTAGCTAGTAGATAATTCTCCCACTTCACGACCACTGTTTTCATCAACCAACCAGCATCGTGCGGGTGAATATGTCAAGATTGGAGAGGGACGGGAGCGCACCGATTTAGCTGTTATCACAATAACTTTTATATTGATAGTGACTATAAGAAAAAAATTAACTAGATCATTTGACAGGGCTTCTAAAAAGTTAAAGGCTAGAGTAGCTCCTCATGTACTGCGCCAGTGGCGCTCGTATATCTCTATCAGAACTAGAAGCATATTCTTTGGCCAACAATAACAAAGTCTATCAATTCTTCTGTGCTAGATAACACTATTAATCATACGCTATTGGCCACTTCGTTTGCCATGAGCTGGCTCTCACTTTTACATTGTCGTGCCGGCTAAAGTTTAGGTACCACGCAGTATAGTGAATGAAACAGTGAATGGCCCGGGCAGGCACCTCATTACATGCGCTTTCCCTCTCTCAGCTCCTGCTTTGTTTCCGTTTCCACCCACCctcttgtctttttcttcttcttcctcttcttcttcctcttcttctttcttcatctttcttcaTTTGTTCATCCCCCGCCTGCTATGAACAATGTCACCAGAAATGACGACTAAGCGATTTACTATGCCACACCCAACCGTGGCATGGCAGAGCTGGGAGTCAGTTGCCGTTGATCTTTCGAATGTCCCAAAAGAAGCGAATACTTTCGTGCTCTGGGATGCTTTCCGCCGAGAAGGGTCGATCTCATCGATCGACATATATGAGGATTCCCATGGCCGCCAGGGCACGCGGGGGCGGATTCGCTTTAGGTTCGTATTCTTCTGATATCGACTTCACTTTGGCCGCGCGCTGCGCCTCACGATGTGTCTGCGCGAGCACTAACCTCATTGGATTCATTACAGACCCCCGCCCAAGGTGGACTTCTGGAGCCACGGGCCGTACATGGTCAGACTGCCTAGTGGGCGCGTTGGGATGATTGCTCTTGCGCTCAACGTGAGGGCGCTGAACGCTTTTATCCCCAGCCCCGTCCGCAAGGGTGTCATCTACCCGGCAGAGCTGGTAAGCAGATCTCATAGACTTTTTATGATAATAGAGTCTGACTTCCGATTCAGGAGCTCCACGTTGTGAGACTTGACATCGGCGTGCTGATCGGCGAGACTACCCCATCATGGATGCGCACATTCGGTGAAGCACATGGACTCAGACTCCTTGTGAATTTGAGACGGAGAGAGCTCCAGATCTTTTTCAAAGTCTCCATTCGAAATACACGCCTGAGTATTGAACGAGCAATCACTGTTGACGAAGATCACGACTTCCGCATCAAGCTCGCATTCCTCCAGCTGTCTACAATCCACGATCTTTGTGATCCTGAGTCTCAACAGACTGCCTTTTTGACAATCCTCACCAGCCCTCCCATCTATCATCGGCAGCTCAAAGACTTTCGGCCCACTTTCACTGGTTCGACCAACTGGAAGGAGACAGACACCTGGTACCGTCAGACTGCTGTGGTGCACAACCCTTATGGTCAAATTGCTATTCCTACAAACCTGCGGAGATCGGGGCAAGTGATTGACATTGGTAAATCTTAGTTTGACTCCGCTTTGTTTCTAATCGCTAATGACTGGAATCAGGTGGCTGGAACGTTTTCAAGATCACGTATGCCCATGACGTTGACAAGGAAGGTCAGCTTCTTACTGCGCGAGAGATCCTGAAAGACTACAATGTCTCAATAGTGAAGGGCCACCAGTTTACTGAAAGCACTAAGCGACCTGTGTCAGTCTGGCAGTGGATTGATCACTCTGAGTCTAAGCCCAGTGGGGGTTTCTCAGACATGTTGCAGGCTCTGACAGACCAAACCTACGTCCACCTTGCCTTTCCGGTTCGGTACCAGCTAGAGGTCTGTTTGTCAA of the Penicillium psychrofluorescens genome assembly, chromosome: 1 genome contains:
- a CDS encoding uncharacterized protein (ID:PFLUO_000664-T1.cds;~source:funannotate), with protein sequence MGRGPKKHQKRLSAPSHWLLDKMSGTYAPKASPGPHKLRDCLPLIVFIRNRLKYALNGREVKAIMMQRLVKVDGKVRTDTTYPAGFMDVISLEKTGEHFRLIYDTKGRFTVHRIQAEEAEFKLCKVKRVQLGKGGIPFLVTHDARTIRYPDPAIKVNDTVKVDIATGKIADFVRFDTGAVCMVTGGRNMGRVGVVTHRERHDGGFNVVHVKDAIDNTFATRESNVFIIGQEKPWISLPKGKGVKLSISEERDRRRAQTIAQ
- a CDS encoding uncharacterized protein (ID:PFLUO_000665-T1.cds;~source:funannotate), which encodes MAPSFPKKKCGILGATGSVGQRFILLLADHPFLELEAIGASERSAGKKYKDAVKWKQATPMSEKLSNLVLRDCKAEHFKDCDLVFSGLNSDVAGDTEMEFIKAEIPVFSNAKNYRKHPIVPLVVPTVNPQHLDLIPHQRKHFGLKKGFLVCNSNCAVIGIVIPFAALQAKFGPVEEVEVFTEQAVSGAGYPGVPSLDIVDNVIPFISGEEDKLENEAQKILGSLNADATAFDEQSGLRIGATCTRVGVTDGHMAFVSLRFKNRPAPSAEQVVQAMREYQSQAQKLGAPSAPEPAIKVFDEPDRPQPRLDRNLSGGYTVSVGRVREGNEGGYFDIRFAALSHNTVIGAAGSSILNAEVAVIKGYI
- a CDS encoding uncharacterized protein (ID:PFLUO_000666-T1.cds;~source:funannotate); the encoded protein is MRASLLASRRFSARALRPRTPQFWACGGRWNSSSAETENKHNSSDSESSAGASSPFWTPGKALLFSAFAAGLGYSYASLQIPAKQTKPQYGSAQDFEKVVSELRTKLGEDSISTDEDELHRHGFSEWSSVNADRLPVAIAYPTTTEEVSEIAKVCHKYKMPMIPYSGGSSLEANFSAPYGGMTIDFAMMNQILDMHEADMDVVVQPSIQWMDLNEKIKDTGLFFPVDPGPSAMIGGMVGTNCSGTNAVRYGTMKDWVINLTVVLADGQIIKTRRRPRKTSAGYNLTGMFVGSEGTLGIVTEATLKLTNIPEETRVGVVAFPTIRDAASTAMQLIRKGIPVQCMELMDDVQMDVINRAGGTGRQWKVSPTLFFKFSGTKAGVADSVDLTTKLAKTNKAQSFEFARDEKEAHDLWSARKQALWAMLALCKEGSDVWSTDVAVPLSRLPDIIEISKKELFDLGIFTSILGHIGDGNFHASIMYDRQKPEERAKVEKLVHDMVDRALEMEGSCTGEHGVGLGKKSSLKKELGPGTIDVMRSVKRSLDPHWLLNPGKIFDAED
- a CDS encoding uncharacterized protein (ID:PFLUO_000667-T1.cds;~source:funannotate), which encodes MADGISHFAREVERLVTAPYVPSLQDLHDVVRNSSPSVIDLWASYKPCQVGLLTDVLVDGLSRSRVALPLVAIFALTPAFRDALLERHPVVLDTFLEKAVGESGSENVIPPARLGTFISDLISTMADNPCAETITPLYKIMSGIQSSPKVLDDVPSEIMSSLQTEFTKTLRNLDDHMGNLLCLATFARIASVRQTNHLSQHGPEPPSWLLNIKHFFGPKRGMKSLDLVVLRVILASSASCNNLTPAKAVESVRLAICIADAVEPEQKSAWISGNRSKIAKLCDKVVRTGIDREIQITGVTFLLSLLPSSELPPQIHHIALRTLMSTDSSQVLKILPAYLVRRLARTLADSGELAVHELINSILSALKRTDSSAQDAVSSLKVASLILCGLQEVQSQSALSTIQTSILAFGKDSIGDLFESFPAQSNQADCSGSDSCFKVLNMLHDRLVLNLFDFYSAAALAQKGVDTSIIKAIKNFVARVARSLPRSQCGFSTASSKDFRVTFEVQDRHDFSTAHNPNRNWRSGITEVFMQNAQASHDCMIKKVEIICSDLEQRCYNVEGPLRAVEEERDNAVHEVEQLKRHNEELEVRLHESSNTVSALRHELFCLEEHAESASARADELSTSLDTARHDIQKQHQAFEERMLAEMDKARSRELDLIATSTEKDDQIDEIREELNSLQDKSQQMLHTLDTLSKEKASALETSASLRQDLVNAGALVESSKLLSVQKEDEVKRLLTDKEDMQMEMGALKTTVDEQSEEIERLYCAMQQVEEKLGSEIDMLKQSHEVEISQTMSEITQHKEENRWLQAAVANSANEAQSQSKRIQNLEKKTQFLRNERAAKAREFSEAQQHISRLMSVMGFATKSIDPKGHSKHQHVKSVPDTTDTTPTQLANSYDDDDTQLAQSFESLASNFGAPNPKRPKSNRRSMHPPLYQAPLPAHQPTSKELKSKNHDTPGTHQAKRDPLREADRNSPTKTRAGHAPKHSQQDQEDVSTVYEETQVEEDNLNERQLHDLSLGMDLEFSKDFVFTSTAFSGSNNEPLAP